AAACACGTTTCGGTTCGCCGGTCCCGTGATGTTCCGGGTACGTGAGGTGAATCGTGCGAATCGCTCTGCTGTCCTACCGAAGCAAGCCGCACAGCGGCGGGCAGGGGATCTATGTTCGTCACCTCAGCAGGGGGCTGGCCGAACTGGGGCACGAGGTGGAGGTCTTCTCCGGACAACCCTATCCGGAACTGGACCGGGGAGTGCGCCTGACCAAGGTCCCCAGTCTCGACCTCTACCGTGAGCCGGATCCCTTCCGCACGCCGCACCCTCGTGAACTGCGCGGTCCGCTCGACCTCGCGGAGCTGGGCATCATGTGGACGGCGGGGTTCCCCGAACCACTCACCTTCAGCCTGCGCGCCGCGCGGATACTGCGCGACAGGGCCCACGAGTTCGACGTCGTGCACGACAACCAGTCCCTGGGGTACGGGCTGCTCGGCCTGCGCCGCGCGGGGATCCCGCTGGTCGCCACCGTGCACCACCCGATCACGCACGACCGACGCGTGGACCTGGAGGCGGCCGGTGGCTGGCGCAAGCTGACCCTGCGGCGCTGGTACGGCTTCCTGCGCATGCAGCGGCGCGTGGCCCGGCGGGTCCCGCGGGTGCTGACCGTTTCGCGGTCCTCGGCCGAGGACATCGTCAACGACTTCGGGGTGCCCGAGGACAACCTGCGGGTCGTTCCGCTCGGGGTCGATTCCGAGGTCTTCCGGCCACCGGAGCGGCCACGCACGCCCGGCAGGATCGTCGCCATGGCCAGCGCCGACACCCCGATGAAGGGGATCGACACTCTTCTCGAGGCGGTGGCCAAGCTGCGCACCGAGCGTTCGGTCGAGCTGGTGCTGGTTTCCAACCCCGTCCGGGGAGGTCCGACCGAGAGGCTGATCGAGGAGCTGGGGATCGGCGACATCGTCCACACGGTCAGCGGACTTACCGACACCCGATTGGCCGAGTTGTTCGGTTCGGCCGAGATCGCCTGCGTCCCCTCGCTGTACGAGGGGTTCTCGCTGCCGACCGTCGAGGCCATGGCCTGTGGCACTCCGTTGGTGGCCAGTCGCGCCGGCGCGATTCCCGAGGTGGTCGGAACCGACGGGACCACGGCCGAGCTGGTGCCGCCCGCCGACGTGGAGGCGCTGGCCGGAGGCCTCGGTGCCCTGCTCGACGACCCGGACAAGAGGGCAGCGCTGGGGCGAGCCGGTCGATCTCGGGTTCTCGCACGTTACAGCTGGGCTTCGGTGGCCGCGGCCACGGTCGACTGCTACGCCGAAGCCATCGAATCGAGCAGGAAAGGGCAGTGAGGCTTTGCTGACGGTGGATTTCGACACGCTCGGGGTGCGACCGGGCCAACGGGTGCTGGATCTGGGGTGCGGCGCGGGGCGTCACGCCTTCGAGCTCTACCGCCGGGGACTGCGCGTGGTCGCCTTCGACCACGCGGAGCAGGACCTCGCCGAGGTGTCGGCGATGTTCGGTGCCATGGAGCAGGAGGGCGAGGTGCCGGACGGAGCGGAAGCCACCACCGTGCAGGGCGACGCCCTCGACCTGCCGTTCCCGGACGAGTCCTTCGATCACGTGATCGCCTCGGAGATCCTCGAGCACATTCCCGCCGACGACAAGGTCATGCACGAGCTGGTCCGCGTGCTCAAGCCGGGCGGGCGCGTCTCGGTGACCGTGCCCAGCCGGTTTCCGGAGCGGGTGTGCTGGGCGCTGTCCGAGCGGTACCACGACGTCGAGGGCGGGCACGTGCGGATCTACCGCAGGGCCCAGCTGTTCGACCGGTTGCGGGCCGCCGGGCTGCGCCCGGTCCACCACCACTACGCGCACGCGCTGCACTCCCCGTACTGGTGGTTGAAGTGCGCGGTCGGGGTGGAACGCACCGACCATCCGTTGACCGGGCTCTACCACCGCATGCTGGTGTGGGACATGCTGAGCGCCCCGTGGTTGACCCGGACGTTGGAGCGGTTGCTGAACCCGGTGCTGGGCAAGAGCGTGGTCACCTACCTGTACAAGCCCGCGGGGGTGGCAGTTGCCTGAGCTCCCGGCTGTCGACGGAGTGCTGTCGGCGACCGAGGTGGGGGTCACCGTCGAATCCATCTCGGCGGCCCAGGAAGCTTCCGGTGCGATCCCCTGGTACCCCGGCGGGCACGTGGATCCCTGGGACCACGTGGAGTCGGCCATGGCGCTGTCCGCCGGAGGCATGTTAGCCGCGGCGGAACGCGCCTACGAGTGGTCCGCGCGCACGCAGCGCCCGGACGGGTCGTGGCCGCTCCGGATCCGGGAGGGCGAGGTCGAGGACTCCGGCGCGGACACCAACTTCTGCGCTTACCTGGCCGTGGGTGTGTGGCACCACCTGCAGGTCACCGGGGACCTCGCGTTCGCGCGCAGGCTGTGGCCGAGCGTGCGGGACGCGATCGACTTCGTGCTCTCCGCACAACGTCCCCGGGGCGAGATCGCCTGGGCGCTGGGCGCGGACGGGCGGGCGATGCCGGAAGCGCTGCTGACCGGGTGCTCCAGCATCCACCACAGTCTGCGCTGCGCGCTCGCACTGGCCGACAGGCTGGGGTTGCCCCAACCGAGTTGGGAGATGGCGCTGGGACGTCTCGGTCACGTGCTTCGCGAACACCCGGAGATCTTCACCGCCAAGGAGCGCTACTCGATGGACTGGTACTACCCGGTCCTCGGCGGCGCGCTGCGCGGGGAACCCGCCCGCGAGCGACTGCGGAGGCGCTGGGACGAGTTCGTCGTGGACGGGCTGGGCGCGTTGTGCGTGGTCGACCATCCCTGGGTCACGGGGGCCGAGACGTGCGAGCTCGTGCTGAGCCTGGACGCGGTCGGCTCCCGCGCGACGGCACGGGAGCTGTTCGCCGCCGTCCAGCACCTGCGCGAGGAGGACGGGTCGTACTGGACTGGTTTCGTCTACCCCGACGGGAAGAACTGGCCGGTGGAACACACCACCTGGACGGCCGCCGCGGTGGTGCTCGCCGCCGACGCGCTCTCCGGAAGTACTCCGGGCTGCGGTGTCTTCCGCGCGGAGGCACTGCCCACGGGGCTGGTCGGGGACGGAGCGGCGTGCGGGTGTCTAGAGGGCGTCGAGACCGCCACCGACGCGTTGCAGCACCCGCAGTGAACCGGTGGCCGAGACCTCCCGGAACTCCCCGCTGTCGAGGGCCCTCCGGTACACGTGGAACGGGGGGCGGCCCCCGTCGGCGGGGTCGGGGAAGACGTCGTGGATCAGCAAGGCACCGCCCTGCCGTATCCGGGGTGCCCAGTTCGCGAAGTCGGCCTGGGCCGCGGACTCGGTGTGACTGCCGTCGACGAACAGCAGGGTGATCGGGGTGCGCCAGATCGAGGCCGTGGTGACCGAGTCGCCCACGACGGCGACGACGTGGTCCTCCAGGCCGGCCTCGGTCATGGTTCGGCGAAAACGTCCCAGGGTGTCCAGCCGTTCGCTGTGGGGGTCCACCAGCTCGGGGTCGTGGTACTCCCAGCCGCGCTGGTGCTCCTCGGAACCGCGATGGTGGTCGACCGTCACGACGATCCCGCCCGTTCGCCGTGCCGCCGCCCCCAGGTAGACGGTGGACTTCCCGCAGTAGGTGCCGATCTCCACCCCCACACCGTCGGCGAGGTGTTCCACGGCGGCGTCGAACAGGGCCCTTCCCTCGTGCTCCGGCATGAATCCCGTGGCGCGGCGGGCCACGTCGAGCAGGTCCGGCGGGATGGGGTCGGCCGGTGAGTCCGGTGAGCCGGTCCCGGTGGACCGTTGTGGCGAGGCGCGGTTCAACCGGTTCCCTTCGTCGTGTTCGGGCTGGTTCGTGAGCTGTCCCGCTGCTCCGGAGAGCGGAGCGACTCGACACGTTCGGGCGAGCGGGGGCGCGAACCCGGTTCGTCGAACAGGAGTGCCCGAAAGTCTAGTCCACGGTCACGGCGGTGGGTACCGGACGTACCTGTGCTCGTTCAGGACGGCGGGACGGGGCCGTCGAAGTCGGCGCGCCTGAGCCGGAAGACCTGCAGGTGCAGCCCGTAGTACTTCGTGGTCTCGCCCACCCAGTCCATGCCGATGTTGCGTGCCGTGGCCATGGCCCGCGAGTTCGCGGCCCGCGCCACGGCGAAGACCTCGTCGACCTCCTGGGCGAAGGCCCAGCCGAGCAGTGCGCGGGCTCCTTCGGTGGCGTAGCCCCTGCCCCACTCGTCCTGGCGCACCTGCCAGCGGATCTCGAGGTCCTCCTCGTAGGGAGGCAGCAACCGGAGGCCGAGGCCTCCCACCAGGACGTTGTCGGAGCGACGCACCATGGCCCACCGCCCGGTGGGAGGGGCCAGGTTGGGGGCGGCCTCGACCCAGGCGTCCAGTACCGCGCGCATCGCGTT
This genomic stretch from Actinopolyspora halophila DSM 43834 harbors:
- a CDS encoding class I SAM-dependent methyltransferase, with the translated sequence MNRASPQRSTGTGSPDSPADPIPPDLLDVARRATGFMPEHEGRALFDAAVEHLADGVGVEIGTYCGKSTVYLGAAARRTGGIVVTVDHHRGSEEHQRGWEYHDPELVDPHSERLDTLGRFRRTMTEAGLEDHVVAVVGDSVTTASIWRTPITLLFVDGSHTESAAQADFANWAPRIRQGGALLIHDVFPDPADGGRPPFHVYRRALDSGEFREVSATGSLRVLQRVGGGLDAL
- a CDS encoding GNAT family N-acetyltransferase translates to MASLSLETERLLIRDWSVEDAESAFRIYGDPEIAVWLTPVMQRVTDLNAMRAVLDAWVEAAPNLAPPTGRWAMVRRSDNVLVGGLGLRLLPPYEEDLEIRWQVRQDEWGRGYATEGARALLGWAFAQEVDEVFAVARAANSRAMATARNIGMDWVGETTKYYGLHLQVFRLRRADFDGPVPPS
- a CDS encoding glycosyltransferase family 4 protein; this translates as MRIALLSYRSKPHSGGQGIYVRHLSRGLAELGHEVEVFSGQPYPELDRGVRLTKVPSLDLYREPDPFRTPHPRELRGPLDLAELGIMWTAGFPEPLTFSLRAARILRDRAHEFDVVHDNQSLGYGLLGLRRAGIPLVATVHHPITHDRRVDLEAAGGWRKLTLRRWYGFLRMQRRVARRVPRVLTVSRSSAEDIVNDFGVPEDNLRVVPLGVDSEVFRPPERPRTPGRIVAMASADTPMKGIDTLLEAVAKLRTERSVELVLVSNPVRGGPTERLIEELGIGDIVHTVSGLTDTRLAELFGSAEIACVPSLYEGFSLPTVEAMACGTPLVASRAGAIPEVVGTDGTTAELVPPADVEALAGGLGALLDDPDKRAALGRAGRSRVLARYSWASVAAATVDCYAEAIESSRKGQ
- a CDS encoding methyltransferase domain-containing protein, producing the protein MLTVDFDTLGVRPGQRVLDLGCGAGRHAFELYRRGLRVVAFDHAEQDLAEVSAMFGAMEQEGEVPDGAEATTVQGDALDLPFPDESFDHVIASEILEHIPADDKVMHELVRVLKPGGRVSVTVPSRFPERVCWALSERYHDVEGGHVRIYRRAQLFDRLRAAGLRPVHHHYAHALHSPYWWLKCAVGVERTDHPLTGLYHRMLVWDMLSAPWLTRTLERLLNPVLGKSVVTYLYKPAGVAVA